Proteins encoded together in one Festucalex cinctus isolate MCC-2025b chromosome 8, RoL_Fcin_1.0, whole genome shotgun sequence window:
- the ogna gene encoding osteoglycin, paralog a produces MASGMRALVLTCVLLAPWLAAGSRGDVRPAAGRRLGGFGANDFKWTRARRALPSADEADNSPIPAGGDAADLPTCLLCVCLTRSVYCEEVSPDMTAVPTLPKETAYLYARFNKIKKINTRDFADIVTLKRIDLTGNLISEIEDGAFAKLPLLEELSLADNRLVKLPALPAKLMSFNANNNLLKTKGVKATAFKKLAGLVNLYLADNEIEAVPQIPEKVRTLHLQNNNITDVNINTFCRSNDTYYLRPSLSEVRLDGNPVVLSKYPDSFTCMTVLPIGRYR; encoded by the exons ATGGCGAGCGGCATGAGGGCGCTCGTACTGACGTGCGTGCTGCTGGCGCCGTGGCTGGCCGCCGGCTCCCGCGGGGACGTCCGGCCGGCAGCGGGAAGGCGGCTCGGCGGCTTCGGCGCCAACGACTTCAAATGGACGCGGGCCAGG AGAGCGCTGCCTTCGGCCGACGAAGCAGACAACAGCCCCATCCCGGCGGGGGGAGATGCAGCAG ACCTGCCCACGTGTCTGCTGTGCGTCTGCCTAACCCGCTCGGTGTACTGCGAGGAAGTCAGCCCGGACATGACCGCCGTTCCCACCCTGCCCAAGGAAACGGCCTACCTGTACGCCCGCtttaacaaaatcaaaaagaTCAACACCAGGGACTTTGCCGACATCG TAACGCTGAAGAGGATCGACCTAACGGGGAACCTGATCTCGGAGATTGAGGACGGGGCGTTCGCTAAACTGCCGCTACTGGAGGAACTGTCGCTGGCGGACAACAGGCTGGTCAAGCTTCCGGCGCTTCCTGCCAAGCTGATGTCGTTCAACGCCAACAACAACCTCCTCAAGACCAAGGGTGTCAAAGCAACTGCTTTCAAG AAACTGGCAGGTCTGGTCAACTTGTATCTGGCTGATAATGAGATCGAGGCAGTCCCACAGATCCCGGAGAAGGTTCGGACCTTACATCTACAG AACAACAACATCACAGACGTCAACATCAACACCTTCTGCAGGTCCAACGACACGTACTACCTTCGACCCAGCCTCAGCGAAGTTCGCCTGGACGGCAATCCCGTGGTCCTCTCCAAGTACCCCGACAGCTTCACGTGTATGACAGTACTGCCGATCGGACGGTACCGGTGA